In Perca fluviatilis chromosome 19, GENO_Pfluv_1.0, whole genome shotgun sequence, the genomic window GAGTACCCAAGCCATGAGAGATGACATTTTATAGTTGACTGACTTAAATACGGTTacaaatcaacacatacatGTTGAAAATGTATCATTCATGTTGTCACAATTGTACAATGTAAACTCTCAGGTAGCCACAGTGTGATACTAGCTGTCAAACAAACATTGcacattaaaatatgtttgcATGATTTAATATTACAAACATGTACTGatttgaaataaacaaaatgttaaaacacaaaagcaaaacatgctacatttcacattttttaaatattcaataaATCTATTTTTAATCTAATATTTACACAGATAAGAGCCTGAATATAGATGAccaaaaatgctgtttttgaaATGCATGCATAAAAATCTCATTTATAAACCTCTTCTGTCTCTTGTACAAAGGATCTTTTTAAAAGACCTCCTGAAGTCGTTGTTGAATATAGTGTATATAACAGGGTTTAGTGAGCTATTGCAGTAACCAAAccagaaaaacattttgaacaatATCTCTGGGACACAGCAGGTGTCACACACAGCGGTGAGCGTGTATGTGAAGAAAAAGGGGAACCAGCAGAGAACAAACACTCCCATGACCACAGCCAGAACAAATGTGAAGCGCTTCTCTCTGTACTGCCTTCCTTTCCACTTGCTTGCTCTCCCACAGGGCTGCACCTCTGGCTTTGGAAAGGTTTCTCTAGGCTTTACCTGAGCCACTTTGGTTATTCTCATgcccctcttcttcttcagggAACATAGGATGGTTTCATTCCCATCAGACGAGGAGGGTTCTTCCTCCACGTCTAGCCCGTTGATCTCTCTACCGTCCCCCGCTTCCACCTCACCCCcttctctgtcttttctcccCAGGGCGTCCAAACCACACATGGTGCCTTCTGGATTGCCATATTCTTTCTGCCTTTCACCTGGCAGGGCTCTTGTTCTTTTCTTGGCAATTTGGTATATTCTAACATACACCATAATCATGATGAGGCAGGGTGCAAAAAAAGAGGCAGTGCTGGAAAATATGATGTACCATTTCTCCTCATTAATTTTACATTCAGGGCTGTCTTTTTTACCCTCATCCTTTTTCATTGTGATAAGCGGAGGGAATGAAATGATCGCCGCCAGCACCCAAACTATAAAGACTGTACATTTAATCCTGCCCGGTGTCCTCCTCTGGTTGTACTCGATCGCTTGAGAGACGGACCAGTATCTGTCCAAACTGATTGCACACAGGTGAACGATGGATGAGGTGCAGAAGAGCACATCCAAAGCCAGGTAGATTTCACACCACACTTTACCAAAGTACCAGTAACCCATCAGTTCATTTGCTAAAGAGAATGGCATCACTAAGGTGGCAACCAAAATATCTGCACATGCCAGAGAGACTAAAAACAAGTTCTGAGGTGCTCTCAGGGCTCGGCTTGTGATCACAGCAATAACTACCATGACATTGCCAAACACAGTCAGCAGAATGAGGATACCCACCAGTATCGTTAAAGGCACAGAGGTCTGCACTGTATAAGGGTGCCTGCCAGGCAAAGTCTCATTTCCGCTGGTGAAGTTAAGACAACCCATCAGGATGAGCTGTGGTGTCGATGAGACTGTCTGAACAGTGCTCTTTTAGGAGCGTTGGATTTGCCAGCAGTCTATTAATATCATCCATTCAAGAACACGGCATCAGAGAATTTAGTCTTTTCATTTTGTTCACTGAAAGATTGTGTTGCTTCTTTCCTCTTTGTCAGTGAGAAAATAGACACCAACCGAAAAAAATCATGAGAAATGTTTCTTTAAgttaaaaagatttaaaaaaaaaaaattaaagaataaAAGGAACTTTGATTTATTCCCAGTTTCCCACATTAGATGGTTTTAAAAATGGAtctattctttaaaaaaagaattcttcATCCACCAACATTTTAGGATAAAAAACTTGCAGTCAAGTCCCTTGGAAGACATTTCATAAAACAGACTTACATTGTCGATAGGCTCAGGGAGATCTTGTCGTCTGTTGTGGCTGAAGTGGAGAGTACGTCTTTTTATATTGGCCTGATCTGACGCTGAGGATCTGTGATGCTGGCTCCACTTCAGTGAGAGCCAGAATGGGCGGGGTTCATCTGCTGCTGGAGATTTAAAAGCAATTTGGTGTTGCTCCCAGACCCTGAAACCATTGGCTGATTATGACATTAACAGTATGTTTTGATTTATAGAAGTAATATCTGTAGTTTATTAAACTAGAATGGATTAAGAGTACACTCTATAGTTTAGTAATTCTACCTTATGAACATGTTCAGATATatcctgaagaaaaaaaaaaagcttgaaatACCTAAATCTGTAGAGAGCATCAGAGACACTTACTGAAGAGATCAGTCGCTAGTAGTGCAATAGTAAGAGCAGTACATTTACAGGAATAAAATGTTTACCTAGACAAAATTTGCTTTCCCGATAACAAAGTAGTATaaatcaaaaacaaagacattttgtGTATTTGATACACAAGTATAATCATGACATCGTGGCATCTCTTTGCTACACCCTAGTCATCTGACATCCAAGTACAAAGTCTGGTATGTTTTGTTGGAGCATAGCTTGTTATTATCgtaatatgtaggctattgttTGAAGAGAGAAGCACACCTATTTATGTAGCAGTGATCTatggcagtggttcccaacctttgtTGCTTGTGATTGTGTAATACAAAGCCATGTCTACTGGTGACTATGTCtacttgtgtgtgtatactgtaagTTCAATATCATTTCCCCCTCCCTGTAAAACTGTTTAATCTAAATCATTTTTAAGAGGCTGGTATTATTTCAAGAAAATGCAAATTATTATAGAAACTTCTTGGTTACTTAGTCCAGTAATGTTCTCATGACCCCTTAGATTCATCTTGTGATCCCTTGGGAtacttcatatatatatatatatatatatatatatatatattagggctgtcaaaattaacgcgttaatatttgcgttaattttttaatatttaactcgttaaaaaaaattaacgaaattaacgcagctgtgtttgtttacttcatgtggcggctgagaaacgtaatatgtctccataagagcaggcggcgctactctaggagggacttacctgattgaagtaggcctacgggccagtcaagagtttaaacatggaccagtaagataagtttgatttgtctgttgcgctactgctgtgctgccgatatgtacgtgcgcgatttgtttgcttgataactgttacgttggtcatgctggtaaaaccttatttgcagtctgatgtttaacgctgtcgactcgatagtatccgtgactatattccagtaaatgtttgaaattggtgcgtctcactgtcacacaagctacttcctggttgcggtgctggaagggaaatgtagtcaatcgctttacattggtaatggattgctgtgcacagagtcgctatctaaaactacactcaatgttttcactttaggccaacatacacctttgtggtttgGGGTTACTGGTTTcatgtgtaacattgatattgatattgatattgatgtgcatttctgtgtttagatatatgtgctttgcttagtcattcagattaaacactatgtatattataatatttatgatattaattactgcctagattgtaatttatattatatatatacacacacacatttgtatattattcagaatatggtatattaggtatgtggctaatattgggggtggtgacaaaaatctgctctcaagtcggacagtttctagccgtttcagcagccttcagcaggactaaataagccaaattgttgctgctgttgttctgaaagatattaaacatcttgaacttagcagaacctttccttgtttgttttctcatatttgcaaagttaagtgatttagcatttaaatatccattactacaagcttctTACTGGTCCTCTTTATGATGATTAATCGCTGATTAATTATgatgattaatcgcattaactacagcaaattgtgcgattaattagttaatttttttaatcgacGATTGcacctctaatatatatatatatatatatatatatatatatatatgtgtgtatatatatatatatatatatatatatatatatatatatatatatatatatatatatatagtatatatatatatatatatatatatatatatatatgtatatatatatatatatatatatatatatatatatgtatatatatatatatatatagtatatgtatatatatatatgtatatatatatatgtgtatatatatatatatatatatatgtatatatatatatatatatatgtatgtatatatatatatatatatatatatatatatatatatatatatatatatatatatatatgtgtagtatatatatatatatatatatatatatatacatacagtacagaccaaaagtttggacacaccttctcattcagtgtttcctttattttcatgactatttacactgAAGGCAtcgaaactatgaatgaacacatatggaattatgtacttaacaaaaaagtgtgaaataactgaaaacatgtcttatattttagattcctcaaagtagccaccctttgcttttttgatagcgctgcaaagccttggtgttctctcaatgagcttcatgaggtagtcacctgaaatggttttttaatggggttgggaccatcagttgtgttgtgcagaagtcaggttgaatatatatatatatatatatatatatatatatatatatatatatatatatatatatatatatatatatatatatatatatatatatagtgaaaTCAGGATTGAGGTCCATAAGTAGCCTTTGACTTAATGTAAAAACGTTAAGATACAGATCACAGACACAACACCAACCATTAGTCTTATGGTATGGCTATAGACACAGAAGTGTCTCACACTTGCACTTTATTATAGCTGTATACCAGTATGGGAACATGATCCGCATACTGAAGATATAATGTGAGTAGTGCCGCTGGGCACGCTATCACTCTTCTTTGTACTTGATCTGATCTTTCTTGTCACAAGGTCAAGAAAGTCTTTTGCCAACTGTTAAAGTCAATATTAAATTATCTAAATCAGAGTGAAAAGGCATAGTGTGGAGAAAAGTAACTCAACAGTAGCAACAGCGATGATGCGATTTTTTGCAGTGGGGCAGGTCTGTCTGAACAAAAAAGGCAACAGCGACATTGTACATTgtttgtacagccctatttctgatacagtggtggcagaaattttgccatggtgggccaccactacaaaatcaacatagaggaaacactgggatgggataacacaataaaaaggaGACATTAACACTCAATCTAAAAAGGAGTACTGTATATGTTAAGTAGGGGAACAAAACAGAAAGAGCAAGTTAAAATAAGCAGGCTAAGAATTGGACACAGCAACCTAAACGGCACACACATCACATTGTAAGGGCTCatgcaacagtttatttatttatttttatcattgTGGAGTACCAGAAGCTTTGTAGAGCTGACATACTGGACGCTGTAGGAGTTAACTAACTCCAGAAGATGGCAGTAGTGCAACATTAAGGATGCAAGCTGACGTTAAaacccaaagaagaagaaggtatTTTCCCCCTCGACTTCCGGTTGGCTATTTGTGTACGGGAGGAAATAACGCGTACTGTTGTTCTTTtaagtagctagctagtaacgttaGGTTTGGCAAATCGTCGACTTGAGATTTGAATGCTTTCGGTGTTTATCAGTCAAGAGCATTTATACCGAGGTAAGATTACACACCGATCCTTTCTTTTTGTGATTGCCCCTTGGCCGCTCGTTGCTAGCATTAACGTTAGCCGTTGTAACGTCAAATTTACGTCGAAGAAAGAGGGCCGAGGGATATTGCTAATGTTAACCGTTTTAGCGTTAAGCTAACGTGAATGTTGTGACAtatgtttttccttttattgCTAAATTGTGAGTAGCACAGGTTTCACTCATTTCGCATTTAATACACACTACACTAGCAATTTGTGTGATTACATTATTGCTAATCAAAGATGGCTCGCTATTTTAAGATGTTTACCGTTAgcaactagctaacgttagccaactttttttttagaaaatggtctctttttttgtcaacaCACAGATGTCGGAAGACTTGGTGAAACAGTTGAACAGCTACAAAGCCCAGCTACAGCAAGTAGAAGTTGCCTTATCGACCGACTCAGAAAATGAAGACCTTCTTAAACTTCAGAAAGACTTGCAGGTTTGTGTGGatgtagctatgtttccatccacacgtttttatccgaattaagtgatatcgaatgaaaaatgccttatggaaaccgtaaaatccgactgaatttcatgaatatcgagtcaaagaaaatacgttcggtctcatcggattttctcttgatcgatatacggcttatgcgataaacgctgatggaaacgttatttgccgaataaataatgaattgcgattaagttttaggtcattttatggttgcaacccgcaataaaacgaagaagaaaaaGTTTCAGTtaatttccgcccagtatttccgctctgtttgcacacatgacaggtgtcaacaaaaacagatgtaagcggacaaacgaggagacaagatactgttttaatttaattttatttaccagaaaaatgtaacggctattttagatagcaaaaatctaagaaacgccatcatttatcaggatacattctaaaacgcttaacatgaaaaagcttaaagtggtttaatgtatctaaacaacgatcaatcatcagcagatttatcatggtcatatcttgtcgtaaacacttaagcctgtcaaaaaaactaaatcgaaatctaacgattatagaagttatctcacgttaatgttttcttcatcattgcgccctatggcgaggaaaaagctttttggtttaatgtacctaaacaatgataaatgattacctaatttctctctcatattgctcctcataaccactgaaaactgtcaaaaactcgaacccaaagtccaattattatggacgttatctgacataaagcgtttctgcttcacagcagggcagcggagtggctgggggttgactctccacggttctcattggctttataagtcctaatgtgaaaaagcttaatgtggtttaatgtacctaaacaacgatcaatcatcaccaaaaaaaatcctctcctatattgctcatcataaccacttaaaatggtcaaatctaacccaatgtccaaatattatggacgttatctgacactgtgatgaagaaaacattaacgtgagataacttctataatcgttggatgtttttttgacaggcttaagtgttcatgacaagatatgaccatgatacatctggtgatgattgatcgttgtttagatacattaaaccacgttaagcgttttagaatgtcccttacgacaagccgtgggacgtcctgcggagtaaatggaaggcgctcaaaaagcgatacacggctcaaaaaagagttgt contains:
- the LOC120547777 gene encoding alpha-2A adrenergic receptor-like — translated: MGCLNFTSGNETLPGRHPYTVQTSVPLTILVGILILLTVFGNVMVVIAVITSRALRAPQNLFLVSLACADILVATLVMPFSLANELMGYWYFGKVWCEIYLALDVLFCTSSIVHLCAISLDRYWSVSQAIEYNQRRTPGRIKCTVFIVWVLAAIISFPPLITMKKDEGKKDSPECKINEEKWYIIFSSTASFFAPCLIMIMVYVRIYQIAKKRTRALPGERQKEYGNPEGTMCGLDALGRKDREGGEVEAGDGREINGLDVEEEPSSSDGNETILCSLKKKRGMRITKVAQVKPRETFPKPEVQPCGRASKWKGRQYREKRFTFVLAVVMGVFVLCWFPFFFTYTLTAVCDTCCVPEILFKMFFWFGYCNSSLNPVIYTIFNNDFRRSFKKILCTRDRRGL